In Candidatus Nomurabacteria bacterium, the DNA window GAGGTGCTTTTGTTCCAGGTTTTGACACAGAGTATGATCAGGCGCTTCGAGTTTTTGGAGAACTTGATTCAACAGATTTGACAATAGGAAGTAGTAACGGTTCATTATATGTCGGTCCGGATGCCAATGTTTCCATAAGTGATTTTTGGATGACGAGCTCTGGTCCGGTCGGGGCTTTGGTTGAAGGATTTCTAGATATTTTTGATGCTCATGTTGTAACAAATACGGTCAATTTTAAGGTTGCTGGAAATGGAAGGCTTGTATGTGATGATTGTTTTATTCAAGACACATTTCTTGTAGATAGTAAGGGTATTTATGTTACAGACAATGGATCTATAGATATAAAAAACTCTTTTTTTGAAAATCCTGTACGTGGCATAGATTTTAATTATTCGGATAATTTTATCCCGGAGGGTTTTGTTGAAAACAGTGTTTCCAATACAGTTTTCAAAGGGCATAATTATTCGGCCGTTTCTTTTGATGAGTCTAGACCTACTAATTTTAAAAACAATACATTGAAGCTCAGTAATAGGGGAATCTGGGTAGAAAATTATACAGATCTTTCCAATCTAGATTTTAGATATAATTGGTGGGGTGATGCCGCTGGACCAAATCATCCAAGTTTTAATAAAACAGCCAAAGGTCTAAGTGTGGCTTCTGTTTCTGAAAAACAGGTTTTTTATCCGTGGTTAAATTGTGACCCGATATATGATGATAATTGTGAAGGTTATCTAAGTGCGCATTTTTCTGAATTGGGACAATATAAAGTTGACGGGACATCTGTCGTGCCAGAGGGGGGTGAAAATATGAGCGGTAGATTTTATTTTAAAGGAGAACTTTTCAATTCTGATTCTCCTGCAAAAATGCAAATAGAAATAAAAGAATCGAATAGCGATTTCGATGGATTAGATTTACACGAGTCGGACTTTGTTTCTGCTGGTGAAGTCGCCGAAATATTTGTTGAACAAATACCAAGAGGTAATTATCACTGGAGAAGTCGTGCGGTTTTGGATTCCGGAGAAGAAGGTGAATGGGAAGAGTTTGGGGTTTCCGGAAATACTGATTTTGTTGCGAATACTGTTCCGCATTATACGCAAACGAGATCCATATATCCTTCTTTGGAGGATTCTGATTTGTGGTCTACTGAAGTTTATGCAGAAGGTAAGGCTTCTGGGCCAAGTTCTTGCGGTTTAAATATTGGTGCTTGTGGATGTGCTATAACATCAGCTGTTATGGTTTTAAGATATAGTGATATTCTTGAAAAAAATGGTGTAAATACTGATCCAGGAACTCTTAATACTTGGCTAGAAGAAAACAATGGCTATTCTCATGGCGGTGCTTTGTCTTGGTATAAAGTATCTGAGTATTCAGGAGGCATTCTATCTTATGACAATCGTTCTGGTAACTATACTGACAAGTTTGAACTTCTAGATGAATATATGGATTCAGATATGCCAGTGATTGCTCGGATGGATAGAGGTAGAGGTGCAAATTCACAACACTTTGTCGTGATATCAAATAAGCTGGATTCTTCTTACGAAGTTCTTGATCCCGCATGGTACAACACAAAAACCCTGAATGATGGCTACACTAGCGAAAGTGGCGCCACCGTAAAAGTTCGTGATTATGAGGGCGGATTTGACGGTCTGAGGCTATTCAGGGCGAGCGATGGTATCGCACAAAACTATACAACAATAAGTATGTCTTCTCCGGCAGATATTCTCGTAACAGATAGTTATGGTAGAAGAGTTGGAAAAAACTCCAGTACGGGTGAAGAGTATAGGGAAATACCAGGGTCTTCTTATGTTTCAGAAGTTTACGATTCTCCAGAAGGTGGAGACTTATCTGATCACGAGTGGAAATTTGTTTATTTAGAAGATTTGGAAGATGAAAATATCGATATACAGGTTTTTGGTACAGGAGATGGCGAATATACCTTGGAGTATTCTGGTAAAAATGAAGTCGGGGAAGATATAAATAGCTCTTTTTCATCAAATATAACTAACGGAGAAATTATAGATTTTGATCTAGATGAAAATATGGATCTAGAGAAGACCAACTTCTTGGAAGGAGAAATATATTTTGATCCAGAAAGCGAAACTAGTATCTATGGTTCTAATTTTGAAAATGCTCAAATTTCTGAAAATGAAAATTTTATAAACATAGATTTAGAAGATAATATAACAACTCTTCTTTTGGAAGAAAATCAAGGATTTGCAGGGTGTGATTTGTCAGATTTCGACATAAAAAGATCTATCAGGGGCGTAGTTTATGATGGAGAAATATATAAATATCCAAAGAATGTTTTTGGTGTAGATTGGCAAAAATCTAAGTCTGGAAATATTCACCAACTCACTCAGATTTTGTGTGTACATGGGAAATATAATATAAGACTTGAGTATCATAAAAATACAAACAAAACACAAGTAAAAATAAATTTCTTTACGGGTGAATCTTTTGTATACTATTATGAAGGGATAAAGACTCTTAAGGTCAAAACAGATAAGGGAGATATAAAATATGAGTATTAGAAATCACAGACATTTTATAGTTTTAGTTATACTTGGCATTTTTTGCTTTACAGCTTTGGCTATGTTTTTTTTCTTGGCGAATAAAGAAAAAATAAAAGAAGGATATGTTTTTGAAAATACACAACAAGAAATAAAAAGTGATATTTGCCAGAGTGATGGGATAAGAATAGAAACAAAAATAGAAGAAATTGAAAAAAGAAATGGAATTTTACACGTAAATGTTTTTTCTAAAAATGAAGAATTAATAAATCAATTTGACATAGAAAATATTCCACCAAATCACTACAGACCTTTTCAGGTTTTAAATTGTAATATTTACTATTTATTTATAGAAGAATTTGAAAATAGTAGATTGTTAGAAGCAAGAATGATTTCAGTTATTAATGAAACAGATCAAAAAATACAAAAATTATCTTATGTTGAAGAGAACGGAAAAGAATTATTTTACAGCTTTATTTTCTCCGTTGATCCAAACGAAAAATATATCTCCTTAATAAAAGGCTATTTAGGCAGTGAAGATTATTCTTTGGTTATAAAGAAACTTGATACAAAAGAAGACTACTATGTCTTGAGTATGCCTGAACTTTTCAAAAATTATCCAGATTATGTGGGAGATATAGAGTTTATTGATTGGTCACAAGACGGAAAATATTTTTGGTTCAGTTTATATGATCAAGCTTATACACTCGCATATGTAAAAGTAGATATAGAAAATAGAAAATACGATATTTACCAGGCACCAGAAGGCACCATGGGAGGAGATCCTTTAAATATAGAAACTGGCTGGGTTACATATGACGACGGAGCACCGTGGAGTGGTTTTGCAGATATTGACGAGGAATACCAAAATGAATGGTTGGATCAAGGCAAGTTGGTAAATTTTAAGCTTTATAACATTTTTACAAAAGAAGAAATTCTTTTAGAGCAGTTTTCTGACGCTATTTGGTACCCAGGACAAAAATGGATAGACGAAAAAACTCTAGAATACACTGTTCCTAGCGGGGAAGTAAAACAATACAAAGTAAATTAATAAAGTAAAAAGATAACACAAAACTACGATCGTAGTTTTGTGTTATCTTTTGGTTGTTTTTATGTTTTTTGGTTTAGGGGTTATAGTGGTGTATAATTTGGTTATTATGAGAGATAACTCCACAAAAAAGATGCCAACATGGCTCGCCCTACTTATTGTCGCAATTGTTTTTGCAGTGACATTGTGGGGGAGAATAGATCTCGAGAGAAAGGGTGTTATAGGAAAAGATCCTTTGGTTATCGATAATTTTGAAGAGTGTGTAAGGGCTGGAAATCCTGTTTTGGAAAGTTACCCAGAAAGATGTATCACCAGAGATGGTCAAAGTTTCACTAACACAAAACAAATTCTAATTATAGAAGATGAGTAAAATTTGGTTTAAAAGAAAATATTTTGGTTGGGGTTGGTATCCATATTCTTGGGAAGGATGGCTTACTATTTTTGTTTGGGCTGGAATAAACATTTTTGTTTTTAGAAGAATTGATTTAGAAAGTCATTCTTCTTCGGATACTTTGATCAGGTTTTTTGCTCAGTTTATACTTTCTATTTTTATTCTTATATTTATTTGTTACAAGAAAGGTGAAAAGCCAAGATGGCAATGGAATGGAAAGCCCATAAAAAGAAATGAAAAATAGATGTGCTTGGGCCAACGGAGATGATATCTTGATGAAAGAATATCATGATAAGGTTTGGGGTAGGCCAAAGAAAAACGATATAGAT includes these proteins:
- a CDS encoding C39 family peptidase encodes the protein MKKVLFLLCLILCLLFFQKAEAATFIDSDITEDQHWTLEGSPYVIDGAITTDFGTIVTIDPDVTVKFTENSLLVFYGDIIANGVDGFEIVFTAYSDDDYGGNTDGVFGSKYKGYWVGLFLYGQNNVMDSVFIRYSGGAFVPGFDTEYDQALRVFGELDSTDLTIGSSNGSLYVGPDANVSISDFWMTSSGPVGALVEGFLDIFDAHVVTNTVNFKVAGNGRLVCDDCFIQDTFLVDSKGIYVTDNGSIDIKNSFFENPVRGIDFNYSDNFIPEGFVENSVSNTVFKGHNYSAVSFDESRPTNFKNNTLKLSNRGIWVENYTDLSNLDFRYNWWGDAAGPNHPSFNKTAKGLSVASVSEKQVFYPWLNCDPIYDDNCEGYLSAHFSELGQYKVDGTSVVPEGGENMSGRFYFKGELFNSDSPAKMQIEIKESNSDFDGLDLHESDFVSAGEVAEIFVEQIPRGNYHWRSRAVLDSGEEGEWEEFGVSGNTDFVANTVPHYTQTRSIYPSLEDSDLWSTEVYAEGKASGPSSCGLNIGACGCAITSAVMVLRYSDILEKNGVNTDPGTLNTWLEENNGYSHGGALSWYKVSEYSGGILSYDNRSGNYTDKFELLDEYMDSDMPVIARMDRGRGANSQHFVVISNKLDSSYEVLDPAWYNTKTLNDGYTSESGATVKVRDYEGGFDGLRLFRASDGIAQNYTTISMSSPADILVTDSYGRRVGKNSSTGEEYREIPGSSYVSEVYDSPEGGDLSDHEWKFVYLEDLEDENIDIQVFGTGDGEYTLEYSGKNEVGEDINSSFSSNITNGEIIDFDLDENMDLEKTNFLEGEIYFDPESETSIYGSNFENAQISENENFINIDLEDNITTLLLEENQGFAGCDLSDFDIKRSIRGVVYDGEIYKYPKNVFGVDWQKSKSGNIHQLTQILCVHGKYNIRLEYHKNTNKTQVKINFFTGESFVYYYEGIKTLKVKTDKGDIKYEY